A single region of the Anticarsia gemmatalis isolate Benzon Research Colony breed Stoneville strain chromosome 19, ilAntGemm2 primary, whole genome shotgun sequence genome encodes:
- the LOC142981221 gene encoding retinol dehydrogenase 13-like encodes MWIPSTPVTIISTVAASFGAVCIFKDFYNGSPYDRDVRAEGKTVIVTGATSGIGKEAAWDFAVRGAKVFMACRDMEKCETVRRDIVLESHNKYVYCRPCDLASLQSVRDFVKRFKSEEPRVDVLVNNAGVMEPPAGVTRDGFETQLGVNHLGHFLLTGLLMDTLKESAPSRVVIVSGSAHQRGRVHKEDLNLTNKYDAADAYAQSKLANMLFARELGKRLLGTGVSVVAIDPCLTDTNLTRHMSMTKSVTRFLVYPLFWPFMKTAKIGGQAIVHAALDPALDKSAGDYYVDMKKKEPSKLAQDFELSLWLWKVSEKWTRLDEHKAAIKEANAA; translated from the exons ATGTGGATCCCGAGCACGCCGGTGACCATCATCTCAACTGTAGCTGCTTCTTTCGGTGCTGTTTGTATATTCAA AGACTTCTACAATGGTTCCCCATATGACCGCGACGTGCGTGCTGAAGGCAAGACCGTCATCGTGACGGGCGCCACCAGCGGGATTGGGAAAGAAGCCGCCTGGGACTTCGCTGTTAGAGGCGCTAAG GTGTTCATGGCATGTCGCGACATGGAGAAGTGCGAGACGGTGCGGCGCGACATCGTGCTGGAGTCTCACAACAAGTACGTGTACTGCCGACCCTGCGACCTCGCCAGCCTGCAGAGCGTCAGGGACTTTGTTAAGAG GTTCAAGTCCGAGGAGCCTCGCGTGGACGTGTTGGTGAACAACGCGGGCGTGATGGAGCCGCCCGCCGGCGTCACGCGGGACGGCTTCGAGACGCAGCTTGGAGTCAACCACCTCGGACACTTCCTGCTTACTGGACTACTCATGGACACGCTGAag GAGTCAGCGCCAAGCCGCGTGGTGATAGTATCAGGCTCGGCCCACCAGCGCGGCCGCGTCCACAAGGAGGACCTCAACCTGACCAACAAGTACGACGCGGCTGACGCCTACGCGCAGAGCAAGCTCGCCAACATGCTGTTTGCTAGGGAACTTGGCAAGAGACTGCTAG GAACGGGCGTGTCAGTAGTAGCCATAGACCCGTGCCTGACGGACACGAACCTGACGCGCCACATGTCCATGACGAAGAGCGTGACGCGGTTCCTGGTGTACCCGCTGTTCTGGCCCTTCATGAAGACGGCCAAGATCGGCGGCCAGGCCATCGTGCACGCGGCACTCGATCCCGCGCTTGATAAGAGTGCGGGAGATTACTATGT TGACATGAAGAAGAAAGAGCCATCAAAGCTAGCTCAAGACTTCGAACTATCACTCTGGTTATGGAAGGTCAGCGAGAAATGGACCCGTCTCGACGAACACAAGGCTGCCATCAAAGAAGCCAACGCcgcgtga